One genomic window of Salvia miltiorrhiza cultivar Shanhuang (shh) chromosome 4, IMPLAD_Smil_shh, whole genome shotgun sequence includes the following:
- the LOC131022809 gene encoding protein DETOXIFICATION 14-like isoform X2, translating into MEEGEPLLDEKIVGTKWEVLVEEVRRLSYIAMPMVVVSVSQYLLRAASMMMLGHLGELALSSAAIATSLSNVTGFSLLSGMACALETLCGQAYGAGQYRKLSTYTYGATVGLFLACIPVSLVWIYTENILLLTGQDPAISAEAGNYSIWLIPSLFPYAILQSLVRFLQTQSLILPMLFSTLATLLIHLPISWAFIFKTDLGSAGAALSIGVSYWLNVIFLGLYVNYSPKCAKTRASFSKDVFWTMGEFFRFAIPSAVMVCLEWWTFEIVILLAGLLPNPQQETSVLSICTRISNELGAGKPRAAQLVVCAVLLLSVVEFVISGSVIFWCRNVLGYAFSNEKSVVWYVADMIPLLCISIVMEGPQAVLSGVARGSGWQHIGAYVNLGAYYVVGIPVALLLGFVVHLNGKGLWCGLIGGATTQSILLGIITFRIDWNKQAIQARNRIFHENVITHVT; encoded by the exons ATGGAAGAGGGAGAGCCCCTTCTTGACGAAAAAATCGTTGGTACAAAATGGGAGGTTTTGGTGGAAGAGGTGAGAAGGCTAAGCTACATAGCCATGCCCATGGTGGTTGTGTCGGTGTCGCAGTACCTGTTGCGGGCGGCCTCCATGATGATGCTCGGCCATCTCGGCGAACTCGCTCTTTCCAGCGCCGCCATCGCCACTTCTCTTTCCAACGTCACAGGATTCAGCCTCCTC TCTGGAATGGCTTGTGCACTCGAGACTCTATGCGGGCAGGCCTACGGAGCAGGCCAATATCGGAAACTCTCCACTTACACTTACGGTGCCACCGTTGGGCTATTTTTGGCTTGTATACCAGTATCCCTTGTATGGATCTACACAGAAAATATTTTGCTTTTAACTGGCCAAGATCCCGCCATCTCCGCTGAAGCTGGCAACTACTCCATTTGGCTCATCCCTTCGCTCTTCCCCTACGCCATTCTTCAGTCTTTGGTTCGCTTTCTGCAGACTCAGAGCTTGATACTTCCTATGCTTTTTAGCACCTTAGCCACTCTCCTCATCCACCTCCCTATTTCTTGGGCTTTCATATTCAAGACTGATCTCGGAAGTGCCGGAGCAGCACTTTCTATAGGCGTCTCCTATTGGTTGAATGTCATCTTCCTCGGACTTTATGTCAACTACTCTCCAAAATGTGCTAAAACTCGCGCTTCCTTCTCTAAGGATGTGTTCTGGACTATGGGGGAGTTCTTTCGGTTTGCCATCCCCTCTGCTGTCATGGTCTG TTTGGAGTGGTGGACGTTTGAGATAGTCATATTGCTTGCTGGGCTGTTACCGAATCCACAGCAAGAGACGTCGGTGCTATCCATATG CACGCGTATCTCTAATGAGCTAGGAGCTGGGAAGCCACGGGCGGCTCAGCTAGTTGTGTGTGCTGTGTTGCTTCTGTCAGTTGTGGAGTTTGTTATATCAGGCAGTGTCATATTTTGGTGTCGTAATGTATTGGGATATGCATTCAGTAACGAGAAGAGCGTGGTGTGGTATGTGGCAGACATGATTCCTTTGCTTTGCATCTCTATCGTGATGGAGGGCCCACAAGCAGTCCTCTCAG gagtggCTAGAGGCAGCGGATGGCAGCACATAGGGGCGTACGTGAACCTTGGGGCGTATTATGTGGTGGGGATTCCAGTAGCATTGCTACTTGGGTTTGTGGTGCATTTGAATGGAAAGGGGCTGTGGTGCGGATTGATAGGAGGTGCTACTACACAATCTATCTTGCTCGGGATCATCACATTCCGCATTGATTGGAACAAGCAG GCAATTCAAGCAAGAAACAGAATATTCCATGAAAATGTCATCACTCACGTCACCTGA
- the LOC131023539 gene encoding uncharacterized protein LOC131023539 — MSEPDGEGTGISRHVGGSQSTRILQQYMSLEPDFPQDSPNYATFLRLHMYPDGSYTSPRDARIDAEVHQVAAATGRQNRLDEVYLEVVHPDRSRIYGVGSAGQSQASRGSIRSTGTSAMSQQLYETRISTLEERLAAEQAQRQQMEERMAAEQAARQEMQDRMAQLEAFMRMYNAQLPPPHDADDDDDDDDDDDA; from the exons atgtccgagcccgatggggagggtacagggatcagtaggcacgtgggcgggtctcagtcgactcgtatcctgcagcagtatatg AGTTTGGAGCCTGATTTTCCCCAGGATtcaccgaactatgccaccttcctccgcctccacatgtaccccgacggaagttatacgtctccgagagatgcaagaattgac gccgaggttcatcaagtggccgctgccacaggacgacagAACCGActagacgaggtgtatttggaggtggtgcatccggataggtcacggatctacggcgtcgggagtgccgggcagagtcaggctagtagggggtctatccgcagcacgggcacttctgcgatgtctcagcagctttatgagacacggatctccacgctggaggagcgattggcggcagagcaagcacaacgccaacagatggaggagcgcatggcggcagagcaagcagcaCGCCAAGAGATGCAGGACCGcatggctcaattggaggcgtttatgaggatgtataatgctcagCTACCTCCACCCCatgatgccgatgatgatgatgatgatgatgatgatgatgatgcttag
- the LOC131022809 gene encoding protein DETOXIFICATION 14-like isoform X1, producing the protein MEEGEPLLDEKIVGTKWEVLVEEVRRLSYIAMPMVVVSVSQYLLRAASMMMLGHLGELALSSAAIATSLSNVTGFSLLSGMACALETLCGQAYGAGQYRKLSTYTYGATVGLFLACIPVSLVWIYTENILLLTGQDPAISAEAGNYSIWLIPSLFPYAILQSLVRFLQTQSLILPMLFSTLATLLIHLPISWAFIFKTDLGSAGAALSIGVSYWLNVIFLGLYVNYSPKCAKTRASFSKDVFWTMGEFFRFAIPSAVMVCLEWWTFEIVILLAGLLPNPQQETSVLSICLTIETIHFLVPYSFGAAASTRISNELGAGKPRAAQLVVCAVLLLSVVEFVISGSVIFWCRNVLGYAFSNEKSVVWYVADMIPLLCISIVMEGPQAVLSGVARGSGWQHIGAYVNLGAYYVVGIPVALLLGFVVHLNGKGLWCGLIGGATTQSILLGIITFRIDWNKQAIQARNRIFHENVITHVT; encoded by the exons ATGGAAGAGGGAGAGCCCCTTCTTGACGAAAAAATCGTTGGTACAAAATGGGAGGTTTTGGTGGAAGAGGTGAGAAGGCTAAGCTACATAGCCATGCCCATGGTGGTTGTGTCGGTGTCGCAGTACCTGTTGCGGGCGGCCTCCATGATGATGCTCGGCCATCTCGGCGAACTCGCTCTTTCCAGCGCCGCCATCGCCACTTCTCTTTCCAACGTCACAGGATTCAGCCTCCTC TCTGGAATGGCTTGTGCACTCGAGACTCTATGCGGGCAGGCCTACGGAGCAGGCCAATATCGGAAACTCTCCACTTACACTTACGGTGCCACCGTTGGGCTATTTTTGGCTTGTATACCAGTATCCCTTGTATGGATCTACACAGAAAATATTTTGCTTTTAACTGGCCAAGATCCCGCCATCTCCGCTGAAGCTGGCAACTACTCCATTTGGCTCATCCCTTCGCTCTTCCCCTACGCCATTCTTCAGTCTTTGGTTCGCTTTCTGCAGACTCAGAGCTTGATACTTCCTATGCTTTTTAGCACCTTAGCCACTCTCCTCATCCACCTCCCTATTTCTTGGGCTTTCATATTCAAGACTGATCTCGGAAGTGCCGGAGCAGCACTTTCTATAGGCGTCTCCTATTGGTTGAATGTCATCTTCCTCGGACTTTATGTCAACTACTCTCCAAAATGTGCTAAAACTCGCGCTTCCTTCTCTAAGGATGTGTTCTGGACTATGGGGGAGTTCTTTCGGTTTGCCATCCCCTCTGCTGTCATGGTCTG TTTGGAGTGGTGGACGTTTGAGATAGTCATATTGCTTGCTGGGCTGTTACCGAATCCACAGCAAGAGACGTCGGTGCTATCCATATG CCTGACAATTGAAACCATACACTTTCTTGTGCCATATTCGTTTGGTGCTGCTGCAAG CACGCGTATCTCTAATGAGCTAGGAGCTGGGAAGCCACGGGCGGCTCAGCTAGTTGTGTGTGCTGTGTTGCTTCTGTCAGTTGTGGAGTTTGTTATATCAGGCAGTGTCATATTTTGGTGTCGTAATGTATTGGGATATGCATTCAGTAACGAGAAGAGCGTGGTGTGGTATGTGGCAGACATGATTCCTTTGCTTTGCATCTCTATCGTGATGGAGGGCCCACAAGCAGTCCTCTCAG gagtggCTAGAGGCAGCGGATGGCAGCACATAGGGGCGTACGTGAACCTTGGGGCGTATTATGTGGTGGGGATTCCAGTAGCATTGCTACTTGGGTTTGTGGTGCATTTGAATGGAAAGGGGCTGTGGTGCGGATTGATAGGAGGTGCTACTACACAATCTATCTTGCTCGGGATCATCACATTCCGCATTGATTGGAACAAGCAG GCAATTCAAGCAAGAAACAGAATATTCCATGAAAATGTCATCACTCACGTCACCTGA